From a single Bufo bufo chromosome 9, aBufBuf1.1, whole genome shotgun sequence genomic region:
- the SSTR3 gene encoding somatostatin receptor type 3 yields MTPTSPTSFFSSSYLDINATLYANVSSTPNVATPGLLIPLVYLVVCAVGLWGNTLVIYLAWKSPAGQNSVTALYILNLALADDLFMLGLPFLAAQSALSYWPFGSPVCTIVMTLDAVNQFTSIFCLTVLSMDRYLAVVRPIQSSKWRRPRVAKIVNITVWILSFLVVLPVVFFAGVPKESGMCHIAWPEPQQAWRTGFILYTAALGFFCPLLVICICHILIVAQLRLSGNRVRVAPARRQGPERKVTKMVALAVTAFILCWLPFYALNISNLLWPLPAGPRLYGLYSFVVALSYANSCLNPIIYALLARPFQRGLRRVLCRTSVRVADGVLNGGDNRAHGELSRVSGISEERKSPKVVGVSENGQIAANEEPLQQDVGPSSQNALPEELGASEKENMLGISYL; encoded by the coding sequence ATGACGCCAACTTCTCCTACAAGTTTCTTTTCAAGTTCTTATCTTGACATTAATGCAACACTGTATGCCAATGTCTCTTCTACACCAAATGTGGCTACTCCTGGACTGCTTATCCCTTTAGTCTACTTAGTTGTATGTGCAGTAGGGTTGTGGGGTAACACCTTAGTGATATACCTGGCATGGAAAAGTCCTGCTGGACAGAATTCAGTCACTGCTCTTTATATCTTAAATTTGGCATTGGCTGATGATCTTTTTATGTTGGGCCTACCTTTTCTAGCTGCCCAAAGTGCCCTGTCCTACTGGCCCTTTGGTTCACCTGTTTGTACGATAGTAATGACTCTGGATGCTGTAAACCAGTTTACAAGCATATTCTGCTTAACAGTGCTCAGCATGGACAGATACTTAGCCGTTGTTCGGCCCATACAGTCATCCAAGTGGCGAAGACCTAGAGTGGCAAAAATTGTTAACATCACAGTATGGATTCTCTCCTTTTTGGTTGTGCTCCCAGTAGTTTTCTTCGCTGGCGTTCCAAAGGAATCTGGTATGTGCCACATTGCTTGGCCTGAGCCACAACAAGCATGGAGGACTGGTTTTATTTTGTACACTGCTGCACTTGGATTTTTCTGCCCATTGCTTGTTATCTGTATCTGCCACATACTAATTGTGGCCCAGCTAAGATTATCTGGCAATCGAGTTAGAGTAGCTCCAGCTCGACGCCAGGGACCTGAACGTAAAGTTACCAAGATGGTCGCCCTTGCAGTGACCGCCTTCATTCTATGTTGGCTACCATTTTACGCTTTAAACATTAGCAATCTTCTGTGGCCTCTGCCTGCAGGTCCAAGACTGTATGGACTTTACTCTTTTGTTGTAGCTCTGTCATATGCAAACAGCTGTCTGAATCCCATTATATATGCCCTACTTGCTCGTCCATTCCAGCGTGGTTTGCGACGTGTCCTCTGCAGGACCTCTGTGAGGGTAGCAGATGGagttttgaatggaggagacaacaGAGCACATGGAGAGCTGAGTAGAGTAAGTGGCATCTCTGAAGAAAGGAAAAGTCCAAAAGTGGTTGGAGTAAGTGAGAATGGCCAGATAGCTGCAAATGAAGAACCACTACAGCAAGATGTTGGTCCTTCCTCACAAAATGCTCTCCCGGAGGAATTAGGCGCTTCTgaaaaagaaaacatgttagGCATAAGTTATTTGTAA